One region of Triticum aestivum cultivar Chinese Spring chromosome 6B, IWGSC CS RefSeq v2.1, whole genome shotgun sequence genomic DNA includes:
- the LOC123133543 gene encoding MEIOTIC F-BOX protein MOF-like, with product MTPRKKRMSAPPVPVPVSASDCIGALPDSLLQHVISFLPAQESVRTCVLARRWRHLWKSTRALRIVGLDGREPASVEDLRVFVDHLLMLRERTDLESVEMKFHSCSEGEVPYVSLWTRFALMCKVRALALEISHAYFYPDDLPLASRYLKTLDLYGLGLQKAFLDFAGCPVLEGLKMSECNISVDRMSSPSLKHLSITGCLSDLRCRLRISTPGLVSLKLDDFFGKTPFLENMELLQTACVSLGKSFSDVCMNYNSGVFCGDNKNGCVNCVLLGGISSAKHLELISESSKFIFTRDLKCCPTFSKLKTLLLSEYWCEAPDLDPLACILKKSPVLEKLTLQLFSKGPTHKVEMKGSYRPMEGPSAISEHLNIVEVKCNVVDEKILKVSKFLSAFNIRFGFL from the exons ATGACTCCTAGGAAGAAGCGCATGAGCGCGCCGCCGGTGCCCGTGCCCGTGAGCGCCTCCGACTGCATCGGCGCCCTCCCCGACAGTCTCCTCCAGCACGTGATCTCGTTCCTCCCAGCGCAGGAGTCCGTCCGGACGTGCGTGCTCGCCCGGCGCTGGCGCCACCTTTGGAAGTCCACGAGAGCCCTGCGCATCGTCGGCCTCGACGGCCGGGAGCCCGCCAGCGTCGAGGACCTCCGGGTGTTCGTGGACCACCTGCTGATGCTGCGTGAGCGCACCGACCTAGAAAGTGTCGAGATGAAGTTCCACAGTTGCTCCGAAGGCGAGGTGCCCTATGTGAGCCTATGGACCCGTTTCGCCCTCATGTGCAAAGTTCGGGCGCTCGCCCTTGAAATCTCCCATGCATATTTCTACCCGGACGACCTGCCTCTTGCCTCTCGGTACCTGAAAACATTGGACCTTTATGGTCTAGGCCTGCAGAAGGCATTTCTTGATTTTGCTGGCTGTCCAGTGTTGGAGGGTCTGAAGATGAGTGAGTGTAACATCTCTGTCGATAGGATGTCATCACCTTCCCTGAAGCATTTGAGCATCACTGGCTGCCTCTCCGATTTGCGTTGCCGGCTCCGCATTTCTACTCCGGGCCTTGTCTCTTTGAAGCTAGATGACTTTTTCGGTAAAACCCCTTTTCTTGAAAACATGGAGTTGCTACAGACTGCATGTGTGAGTCTTGGCAAAAGCTTCAGCGATGTCTGTATGAATTATAACTCCGGTGTCTTCTGTGGAGATAATAAGAACGGATGTGTCAATTGCGTGCTTCTGGGTGGGATCTCAAGTGCTAAACATCTTGAACTGATATCTGAATCGAGCAAG TTCATTTTCACAAGAGATTTGAAATGCTGCCCTACCTTTAGTAAGTTAAAGACTTTATTACTCAGCGAATACTGGTGCGAGGCTCCGGACTTGGATCCACTAGCTTGCATTCTGAAAAAATCACCAGTTCTAGAGAAGCTCACTCTTCAACTTTTTTCAAAG GGACCAACTCATAAAGTGGAAATGAAAGGAAGCTACAGGCCAATGGAGGGACCATCTGCAATATCAGAGCACCTTAACATAGTTGAAGTCAAGTGTAATGTGGTCGACGAGAAGATTCTCAAAGTCTCGAAGTTCTTATCTGCATTTAACATAC GATTCGGTTTTTTGTAA
- the LOC123133544 gene encoding F-box/FBD/LRR-repeat protein At5g22660-like yields the protein MARFLKKKNLFGGRRQRVSILAAAATRDEPTCRGRSGEVSANHARHLLDRMPPSRKKRKSAPPVTATDHISALPDHMLHHLLSFLPVQAAVCTCVLGRRWRHLWRSTTGLRIVRLDDDDVFEVKDLRKFMDHLIALRERTQLDTVEIKFDQFDSDDVPYVNLWTRFAVMWKVQALTLHILEDGYLHLDNLHLVSQHLVTLDLHSVALQKAFLDFASCPALKELKMNDCEINADRISSRSLKHLSITFCRSDSDCRVRISAPGLVSLKLEGFHGMTPLLEDMALLEAACVNLGNRCKDVCLNYDSGVFCGANDNTCKNCVPISDDGSSNCVLLGGISSAKHLKLMSEIGKFIFARDLKHCPAFSKLKTLVLSEYWCEAPYLDPLACILKNSPVLEKLTLQLFSEGPNHEVEMEGSYCCMERPSAISEHLNIVEVKCNVVDKRILKILRFLCAFNIRFNF from the exons ATGGccagatttctcaaaaaaaaaaacctatTTGGCGGTCGCCGCCAACGAGTTTCGATTctcgcggcggcggcgactcgTGACGAGCCGACTTGCCGGGGGCGATCCGGCGAGGTGAG CGCCAACCACGCCCGCCACCTACTCGACAGAATGCCTCCTAGCAGGAAGAAGCGCAAGAGTGCGCCGCCGGTGACCGCCACCGACCACATCAGCGCCCTCCCCGACCATATGCTCCACCATTTGCTCTCCTTCCTCCCAGTGCAGGCTGCCGTGTGCACGTGCGTGCTCGGCCGGCGCTGGCGCCACCTCTGGAGGTCCACCACAGGCCTGCGCATCGTCCGCCTTGACGACGATGATGTCTTTGAAGTCAAAGACCTCCGGAAGTTCATGGACCATCTGATAGCCCTGCGTGAGCGCACCCAGCTGGACACTGTTGAGATCAAATTCGATCAATTCGACAGTGATGATGTGCCCTATGTGAACCTATGGACCCGTTTTGCCGTGATGTGGAAAGTTCAGGCGCTCACCCTTCATATCCTCGAGGATGGTTACCTCCACCTAGACAACCTGCACCTTGTCTCTCAGCATCTGGTAACATTGGACCTTCATTCTGTAGCCCTACAAAAGGCCTTTCTTGATTTTGCTAGCTGTCCAGCATTGAAGGAACTGAAAATGAATGATTGCGAAATCAATGCTGATAGGATATCATCCCGTTCCCTAAAGCATTTGAGCATCACTTTTTGCCGCTCTGACTCAGATTGCCGGGTCCGTATTTCTGCTCCGGGCCTTGTCTCTCTAAAACTAGAAGGCTTTCATGGTATGACTCCTTTGCTTGAAGACATGGCATTGCTAGAAGCCGCATGTGTTAATCTTGGCAATAGATGCAAAGATGTCTGTTTGAATTATGACTCTGGTGTTTTCTGTGGAGCTAATGATAATACATGTAAGAATTGTGTTCCTATTAGTGACGACGGCAGCAGCAATTGTGTGCTTCTGGGTGGTATCTCAAGTGCTAAACACCTCAAGTTGATGTCTGAAATAGGAAAG TTCATTTTCGCAAGAGATCTGAAACACTGCCCTGCATTTAGTAAGTTAAAGACATTAGTACTCAGTGAGTATTGGTGTGAGGCTCCTTACTTGGATCCACTAGCATGCATTCTGAAAAACTCGCCAGTTCTAGAGAAGCTCACTCTTCAACTATTTTCTGAG GGACCAAATCATGAAGTGGAAATGGAAGGAAGCTACTGTTGCATGGAGAGACCGTCTGCAATATCAGAGCACCTTAACATAGTTGAAGTCAAATGTAATGTGGTGGACAAGAGGATTCTCAAAATTTTGAGGTTCCTGTGTGCATTTAACATAC GATTCAATTTCTAG